In Actinoplanes sp. NBC_00393, a single genomic region encodes these proteins:
- a CDS encoding glycoside hydrolase family 26 protein, producing the protein MPFLPGKAMLGSYMALGGKSLSQSLSLRRGQLDREQRIVHRFYPWQGYIPTSEPDVSKNSVLLVSWHGAPLGGINNGSSDGNIRSVARKLKAMKRPILLRWGWEMNGDWFEWSGPQNGGPANYVKAYKRIHRIFDEVGANNIAWVWSPNWNSSPNTTANKIQKYYPGDAYVDWVGVSGYNFYGESPSTLFNPITKLYGSRKPIILTETAAVKSKATWIKQLNTWVKKTPSVGAVVWFDTDVQHDSDHNFRFDTDSSALAAYRTMARSSRFAG; encoded by the coding sequence GTGCCGTTCCTCCCCGGCAAGGCGATGCTCGGCTCCTACATGGCGCTCGGCGGCAAGTCGCTGAGCCAGAGCCTGTCGCTGCGGCGCGGCCAGCTCGACCGTGAGCAGCGCATCGTGCACCGGTTCTACCCGTGGCAGGGCTACATCCCCACCTCCGAGCCGGACGTCAGCAAGAACAGCGTGCTGCTGGTCTCCTGGCACGGCGCGCCGCTGGGCGGCATCAACAACGGCTCGTCGGACGGGAACATCCGCTCGGTGGCCCGCAAGCTGAAGGCCATGAAGCGCCCGATCCTGCTGCGCTGGGGCTGGGAGATGAACGGCGACTGGTTCGAGTGGAGCGGCCCGCAGAACGGCGGTCCGGCCAACTACGTGAAGGCGTACAAGCGGATCCACCGGATCTTCGACGAGGTCGGCGCGAACAACATCGCCTGGGTGTGGAGCCCGAACTGGAACTCCTCGCCCAACACCACCGCCAACAAGATCCAGAAGTACTACCCGGGCGACGCCTACGTCGACTGGGTCGGCGTCTCCGGCTACAACTTCTACGGCGAGTCCCCGTCGACGCTGTTCAACCCGATCACCAAGCTCTACGGCAGCCGCAAGCCGATCATCCTGACCGAGACGGCCGCCGTGAAGTCGAAGGCCACCTGGATCAAGCAGCTGAACACGTGGGTCAAGAAGACCCCGTCCGTCGGCGCGGTCGTCTGGTTCGACACCGACGTCCAGCACGACAGCGACCACAACTTCCGGTTCGACACCGATTCCTCGGCCTTGGCCGCCTACCGCACCATGGCACGGAGCTCCCGCTTCGCAGGCTGA
- a CDS encoding LuxR C-terminal-related transcriptional regulator, with product MSAADRGRISAEIFEIATMHGSVERRAQALLEPLAPLLRYDAAWISLLDPEHRAQRTVAITGYSERVRRFYNGAAFMAEMELIGLNARHRPIRAKDCPVPVADLEVWADYLEPAGFGEGLTTSLLTPDGRYLGILGSHNESSVPPSDEVSDELHRLAPLIAHAVDPMRGITALAGLVGDAAAGVVLTHGGRTEPLPGLPGDPLLDVDSPALANATALVGLHSHVTFLVPCDPEGTDLARITALTCPPQPPGHHRAVVLLSPPPDLHGLTRRELQVLGLLVDGSTNAAIAAALNITARTTIGHIEHVMTKLDAGSRTIAALRAQREGLYIPAGVTFGAAPAPPRSRRRSAPPTPRSR from the coding sequence GTGAGCGCCGCGGACCGCGGACGGATCTCTGCCGAGATCTTCGAGATCGCGACGATGCACGGCAGCGTGGAGCGACGGGCCCAGGCCCTGCTGGAGCCGCTGGCCCCGCTGCTGCGGTACGACGCGGCCTGGATCAGCCTGCTCGATCCGGAACACCGGGCGCAGCGCACCGTCGCCATCACCGGATACTCCGAGCGGGTACGCCGCTTCTACAACGGCGCCGCGTTCATGGCGGAGATGGAGCTCATCGGCCTGAACGCCCGCCACCGGCCGATCCGGGCCAAGGACTGCCCGGTGCCGGTCGCCGACCTCGAGGTGTGGGCCGACTACCTGGAACCGGCCGGCTTCGGCGAGGGCCTGACCACCTCACTGCTCACCCCGGACGGCCGCTACCTGGGCATTCTCGGCTCGCACAACGAGTCCAGCGTTCCGCCGAGCGACGAGGTCAGCGACGAACTGCACCGGCTGGCCCCGCTCATCGCGCACGCGGTGGATCCGATGCGCGGCATCACCGCACTCGCCGGTCTGGTCGGTGACGCCGCGGCCGGAGTCGTACTGACCCACGGCGGGCGCACTGAGCCGCTGCCCGGCCTGCCCGGCGATCCGCTGCTCGACGTCGATTCACCGGCACTCGCCAACGCCACCGCGCTGGTCGGCCTGCACAGCCACGTGACGTTCCTGGTGCCCTGCGATCCGGAGGGCACCGACTTGGCCCGGATCACCGCGCTGACCTGCCCCCCGCAACCGCCCGGCCACCACCGGGCCGTCGTGCTGCTGTCCCCGCCACCCGATCTGCACGGCCTGACCCGCCGGGAACTGCAGGTCCTCGGCCTGCTCGTGGACGGCAGCACGAACGCCGCCATCGCCGCCGCGCTGAACATCACTGCGCGTACCACGATCGGCCACATCGAGCACGTCATGACCAAGCTCGACGCCGGCTCCCGCACGATCGCCGCGTTGCGCGCCCAGCGCGAGGGCCTCTACATCCCCGCGGGCGTCACCTTCGGTGCCGCGCCCGCGCCGCCTCGATCTCGCCGGCGTTCCGCACCGCCCACTCCCCGATCGCGATGA
- a CDS encoding STAS domain-containing protein, which yields MRDSWEYVLDASPPQIYVKTSRRPTGDWLVEVTGELDFYTAPKFREHLNGPLQSGHVDLDLSGLEFCDHAGLRELRTFETEPVRIVAAHQCVNLVMRLCGVEVLLGHVAA from the coding sequence ATGCGCGATTCGTGGGAATACGTGCTGGACGCGTCGCCGCCGCAGATCTACGTGAAAACCAGCCGGCGGCCCACCGGTGACTGGCTCGTCGAGGTCACCGGCGAACTCGATTTCTACACCGCGCCGAAGTTCCGCGAGCATCTGAACGGGCCCCTGCAGAGCGGTCACGTCGACCTGGACCTCAGCGGGCTCGAGTTCTGTGATCACGCGGGGTTACGGGAGCTGCGTACGTTTGAGACCGAGCCGGTCCGGATCGTGGCTGCACACCAGTGCGTGAATCTCGTGATGCGACTGTGCGGTGTGGAGGTGTTGCTCGGCCACGTCGCGGCATGA
- a CDS encoding winged helix-turn-helix transcriptional regulator, with translation MSPVIPLPATPADRATCAATDILTRVGEKWSVLILAVLSDGPRGFNELDRSVLGLSRRILTRTLRILESDGLVSRRVTAQRVEYALTDLGSSLLPLIIAIGEWAVRNAGEIEAARARHRR, from the coding sequence ATGTCACCGGTGATCCCGCTGCCCGCGACTCCGGCCGATCGTGCGACGTGCGCGGCGACCGACATCCTGACCCGGGTCGGCGAGAAATGGAGTGTGCTGATCCTCGCCGTGCTCAGCGACGGGCCGCGCGGCTTCAACGAGCTGGACCGTTCGGTGCTGGGGCTGAGCCGGCGCATTCTCACCCGTACGCTGCGGATCCTGGAGAGTGACGGCCTGGTGAGCCGGCGCGTGACTGCTCAGCGGGTGGAATATGCCCTGACTGATCTCGGCAGTTCGCTGCTGCCGCTGATCATCGCGATCGGGGAGTGGGCGGTGCGGAACGCCGGCGAGATCGAGGCGGCGCGGGCGCGGCACCGAAGGTGA
- a CDS encoding sensor domain-containing diguanylate cyclase, with protein MSTDEHDAGATRWMRSAFAAFYVALSITNFLTITGAARPAMTALAAATAAMLGFAALPIADRPGLRWLTGGALGFLPVLDSVAQVAMTGQLHFTTLLMLALVGVGAAVPSRAVAVGAATFGLAGWALAVAGRPELRTPELGHYAVQLVIAALLAAILHEAVRRRQRQLRVARDQVAAVADRFTSLFHATPAGVGIADENGVLVAVNPAFCELAGLPEDQLVGASSRPYLENGEAEKRFVRPDGTERWAWLTVGHSSGGDGSWTLLQLQDITDRRLAEFAVRESDRLLAAVSAASRRIRTGEDARSTIIAAVRELAEADNVTLLEPAANGLAAPTELVATGVAGADVMGTRVTLDGTSMTSRVFQDREPIFLSDPAHDPRVSPALLKLVEGRSMLWQPVLVDGKAMAVLAVGWKRRVESVSDHRARAVALLADETALALEHERLLRRLEQMAFTDTLTGLPNRRAWQRRLDDLMADGGPLTVAIADLDHFKRYNDTFGHNGGDDLLHRAAAAFAGELGAGDVIARWGGEEFVIALPGHTPAEAAAVLERVRRAMPDDETCSIGYAAWNGAESATQLLDRADHALYEAKNNGRDAVCGAPESLAVTP; from the coding sequence ATGAGCACCGACGAGCACGATGCGGGCGCGACCCGGTGGATGCGCAGCGCGTTCGCGGCCTTCTACGTGGCCCTGTCGATCACGAACTTCCTCACCATCACCGGCGCGGCCCGCCCGGCGATGACCGCGCTCGCCGCCGCCACGGCCGCGATGCTCGGTTTCGCCGCGCTGCCGATCGCCGACCGGCCCGGTCTGCGCTGGCTCACCGGCGGCGCGCTGGGTTTCCTGCCGGTGCTGGACAGCGTCGCCCAGGTCGCGATGACCGGGCAGCTGCATTTCACCACGCTGCTGATGCTCGCCCTGGTCGGCGTCGGCGCGGCGGTTCCGTCCCGCGCGGTCGCCGTGGGCGCCGCGACGTTCGGCCTCGCCGGCTGGGCGCTCGCCGTCGCCGGGCGCCCCGAACTGCGTACGCCCGAGCTCGGCCACTACGCCGTGCAGCTGGTGATCGCCGCGCTGCTCGCCGCCATCCTGCACGAGGCGGTACGCCGCCGGCAGCGCCAGCTGCGGGTGGCCCGTGACCAGGTGGCCGCCGTAGCCGACCGCTTCACCAGCCTCTTCCACGCCACCCCGGCCGGGGTCGGGATCGCCGACGAGAACGGCGTCCTGGTCGCCGTCAACCCGGCGTTCTGCGAGCTGGCCGGCCTGCCCGAGGACCAGCTCGTCGGCGCGAGCAGCCGGCCCTACCTGGAGAACGGCGAGGCCGAGAAGCGTTTCGTCCGCCCGGACGGCACCGAACGCTGGGCCTGGCTGACCGTCGGCCACAGCAGCGGCGGTGACGGTTCGTGGACCTTGCTGCAGCTGCAGGACATCACCGACCGGCGTCTCGCGGAGTTCGCCGTCCGCGAGTCGGACCGCCTGCTCGCCGCCGTCTCGGCCGCCTCCCGGCGGATCCGCACCGGCGAGGACGCCCGCAGCACGATCATCGCGGCCGTCCGTGAACTCGCCGAGGCCGACAACGTCACCCTGCTGGAGCCCGCCGCGAACGGCCTGGCCGCCCCCACCGAACTGGTGGCCACGGGCGTGGCCGGCGCCGACGTGATGGGCACCCGGGTGACGCTCGACGGCACCTCGATGACCTCCCGCGTCTTCCAGGACCGCGAGCCGATCTTCCTGTCCGACCCGGCGCACGACCCGCGGGTCTCGCCCGCTCTGCTGAAGCTCGTCGAGGGCCGTTCCATGCTGTGGCAGCCGGTCCTCGTCGACGGCAAGGCGATGGCGGTGCTCGCAGTCGGCTGGAAGCGGCGGGTGGAATCGGTCAGCGATCACCGTGCCCGCGCCGTGGCCCTGCTCGCCGACGAGACCGCCCTCGCGCTGGAGCACGAGCGTCTGCTGCGTCGCCTCGAGCAGATGGCGTTCACCGACACTCTCACCGGCCTGCCCAATCGCCGGGCCTGGCAGCGCCGGCTGGACGATCTGATGGCCGACGGCGGTCCGCTCACCGTGGCGATCGCCGACCTGGACCACTTCAAGCGCTACAACGACACTTTCGGTCACAACGGCGGCGACGACCTGTTGCACCGGGCCGCGGCCGCGTTCGCCGGCGAGCTCGGCGCGGGCGACGTGATCGCCCGCTGGGGCGGCGAGGAGTTCGTGATCGCGCTGCCCGGTCACACGCCGGCCGAGGCCGCGGCGGTCCTCGAGCGCGTCCGCCGGGCGATGCCCGACGACGAGACCTGCAGCATCGGTTACGCAGCGTGGAACGGCGCCGAATCGGCCACGCAGCTGCTCGACCGCGCCGACCACGCCCTCTACGAGGCGAAGAACAACGGCCGCGATGCGGTCTGTGGGGCGCCGGAGAGCTTGGCCGTCACTCCCTGA